Part of the Quercus lobata isolate SW786 chromosome 6, ValleyOak3.0 Primary Assembly, whole genome shotgun sequence genome, CCTTCATTAATGAGGATATTTTTGAATCACATAAAAGTCCATTTGAAAGAGGGAATcctattatatataatatagaatatagatatagatagatagatagatatatgtatgtatttaaaATATAGTTATATAGACTTAAAACTATATTAAGGGCCTGATTGGTAAGAagatttctgttttttttttttttcaaaataggaaaaaaacaattaaaaaaaaaaattgaacttgaaactagtttttagataataatttttataataaatgtgTTTGGCTCTtacttttaagaacaattttcaaaatactagaaatgaaaaataattgtttgggaATCCATTTCTATTActgacaatttaaaaaaaaaaaaaaatttataaaaagtaaCGTGTAGAATCtgtagattacttttttttttggtggataatGATAAGAGAATAGAGATcatcatgtacttttttttaatgattagtttcaaatttgaagtgtgGGAATTCTTTTTGTGACAAAGATTAGTTTcttaatttaagagataaaagatTTTTGACAAATATGTGGAGTCCactgtttttaatttatttacatcTGAATCCTGAAAACACTGCTTAGTCGTTTTCAAAATCCTGTTCTaaaccaatttttttgaaaactgtatttagaaaatatttgcttaataataaattcaaatatgagACCCATCATTTTATggattgcaaaacaaaaaactatatttaaatacttTTACCAAACAACCCTAAATATTGTGAGCTTCTAGAGCccgtttggtagaggagtttgaagAATGTTGTTTGAGTATTTTTGatatacgtgtgggtgaaaaagtaaataaaaatgtgtgtaatgttctttaaaatgtgaaaatatgcGTAACTTTGTaagataatcatttttattacaaattcaCCAAAATGGGCCGGGCTCAACATCTAATTATCTAAAAGCACTTGGGCTCAAATGTCAAACACCCCCTCTGATCACAAACGTTCGCACTCAGCGCACGTTAGCACAAGGCAGTACCTCTACTCAATTCTCAGCTAAAAGTGAAAAGCGCGAAACCAACTTACCACTCCAATTTCTCACTCTCCTCCGCCCCCAACAATGGCGGGTGCGCACTGCGCCACCACCACCTTGTCTCTCCTCACACCTCCCATAAACCCCACCGTCACGCGACCAAAAGCGCGTGCATCAGCTTCGCTTCCTCTCCCACTTCCAAAACCCACACAGCGAAAAAACTATCTCCGCCCCAAAAtcctcaaaaccctaactaAACCCCCTTCAAACCCAGTAATTCCCATCGTGTCCCCCGATAACGAAACCGAAACCGAAAGCCCCGATTTCGAGTCTCCAACAGACGAAACATATACCGAGAATCGGGCCGCCGATATCGGTGAAACAGTTGAAGTAGAAGAGTTTCGGAGCTCCGAGACACCGGCCACTGCAGCCGATGGCATTGTAGGTAAATTATCGGCCAGGTCTGTCCTAAAATACGGTGCGTATTTGGTTGGTCTCTTTGTGTTTCAGACTATTTGTTCTGTTTGGATACTGGGAAAAGCCAATTCCGATTCAGTAAAAGACGGGAACTTGGATAGCTCTGATAATAATAGAAAGAAGAATAGTAGTAGTAATAAAGAGAAAGTTTTGTTTGGTTCTGATTCTGAATTGGAAATGAAAATCGAAGAAATTCGAGCTATGGCAAGGGAAGCTCGAAGGAGTGAGAAGAATGCCGGTAAGGAAGGCGGCGAGGATGATGAATTTGGTGAAGAAAGTTTGATTTCGAAGCGTAGAATTGGAATTGAGAAAGAGattggtgcaaaattgagtaaGTTGCAAAAGCGGTTGAATTCGAATTTGGCTAATAAGGTTGAAGATAAGGTAAAGAGGGGTAATTCGGATTCTAAGGACGCGAATGGGACATTGATGTTTAAGAAAAAGCTTAAATTTAAGAGCCCTCCAATGAAGGTGAGAAATGGTTCTAAGGGATTTGGAGGTACCAAGGATCGAATTCGTAATGTGGATAATGGGAAGAAGAGTGGTTCAAAGAGTGTAGAAGGTGACAGAAGAAAATTGCGCGGGCAAGAGTCATTGTCGGATTTGGGAAATGCTCAACAGAGAAATGGTAATGTTGCTTAGTGGGTTTTGCTTAAATTGTGTGGTGATTGCATTGATTAGATGGTTTTGCTTGaatattgattattgatttgaattttgttaatttaggtAGTGGTTTAGTGAATGGAAGTCTTgtacttttgtttttcaattcttttactaATTGGTAGTGAGGTAAAACATTCAATACAACAAAGCTATGATCATAAGTAGTTTGGTTTAAATGTTTTGTTACAAATTTCTACTGTGTAACGAAAAGCTAGTCTATGTTATGTTTGTAtgttctttaattaatttttaaattgtttaggCCGCGTTGTCCAGAAGACTGATTCAGAAAGGTCTTCAGTTGAAGTAGTGAATTCGGAACAGTCAGTAAAGTTTGAGACTCAACATTCTCACAAATTCACAAATGGGAATGAGGGAACTGCCTCCACATCTGATAATCATGCTGTGTTTAGTATAAATGGCAATTCAAAACACAGAGAAGTTGGAGATGAACCGTTGGCTAACAAATTCATAGAAAAGCAACCAAACACTGAATCTGATTTTTGGTGGTTGAGGCTTCCTCATGTTCTGGTATGAAACTGAAACTTTGTATCTTTACTGTATTTCTCTCAATAACGTAATGTTATTCATGATTTGAGTATCATTGCCAATGTGAGACACTGAGACCTTTATATTATTTGTAAATTGAATCTATTTTACTATTCCAATCTGTGGCTTATTGTTTAGCGTTTGGACCATATCAACTTGACTAAACCATTTGCCAATTTCTTCTCATTAATAGCTGAATTACTGCCAGTCATTCAAAATCATCATGTTAGTTGAGCTCATTTTATAAGGATTGCCTAACTTATAATTCCATACGGCATACTAGCcttataatcaattttttccttttttaatatgAAAGTAGATAGTTTCTCAACACTAGAATGTAATCCTCTTCAATCATCTTTCTGTCGTGGATGGGCACAAGATGGGCGAAAGgctattttggatttttttttactgcaCAATTAAGTTTCATGTCATTTGCATTCCTATGTTTGTTagcacttcatttaaaataaaacttttaattttattttgttcgGTTGGTTAATCCACCAGAATGTAAATATAGGCTCAATGTTGTTGACCCTTGAAGTAAATCTATTATGACATGAGTCTCAtttgtttcttcttcatttGCTTAGATGTTAGTTAATGCTCTATTAACTATATtctatatgattttaatttgtcattgttagaataatggttaaatgattaattttatattttctaaaaccTTAAGCCTTTGGGACAagtaatttatcatggtattagagcaaGTAGTCATTAGTTTAAATCCCTGTattctacctcccatttaaaaaaagttaaaggcTCTCATGTGTTGGGCCTCAATTATTAAGCGGAGGCTGGGCCCACACATAAGGGGGAGTCttagaataaatgaataatggtgaaatgattaaattcactattttttaatagtttaaacttttgagacaaTTGGCAATTTGTAAATCCTATTATGAAATTTCATTTAGATTGCTTTAACTAATTATGAGTATTTTTCGTTGTCTCCAACTAACTGTCAGTTTATCCAATTCCAGGCTATACTTATGCGTAGAGGTTCTGACCATGAAGGACAGGGGGGACTATACACCCTAAAGATTTCCCCTGAGGCACAGGAACAGCGCGACTGCTATACTGTTGCTTTTGAGGATCGTGTTGATGCCAGTAATTTCTGTTTTCTACTGGAATCATTTTTTGAAGATCTGGGCGA contains:
- the LOC115995477 gene encoding uncharacterized protein LOC115995477, with amino-acid sequence MAGAHCATTTLSLLTPPINPTVTRPKARASASLPLPLPKPTQRKNYLRPKILKTLTKPPSNPVIPIVSPDNETETESPDFESPTDETYTENRAADIGETVEVEEFRSSETPATAADGIVGKLSARSVLKYGAYLVGLFVFQTICSVWILGKANSDSVKDGNLDSSDNNRKKNSSSNKEKVLFGSDSELEMKIEEIRAMAREARRSEKNAGKEGGEDDEFGEESLISKRRIGIEKEIGAKLSKLQKRLNSNLANKVEDKVKRGNSDSKDANGTLMFKKKLKFKSPPMKVRNGSKGFGGTKDRIRNVDNGKKSGSKSVEGDRRKLRGQESLSDLGNAQQRNGRVVQKTDSERSSVEVVNSEQSVKFETQHSHKFTNGNEGTASTSDNHAVFSINGNSKHREVGDEPLANKFIEKQPNTESDFWWLRLPHVLAILMRRGSDHEGQGGLYTLKISPEAQEQRDCYTVAFEDRVDASNFCFLLESFFEDLGDFSSDVVPLPVKELHEAVSDGMKVIVVKKRQLQLYAGQPFADVETALHSLVEGDQSASTANSR